In one bacterium BMS3Abin08 genomic region, the following are encoded:
- the tetA gene encoding tetracycline resistance protein, class B: MKNRLGILLFCLFVVMIGYGLTLPVLAFYIERLALAEGATAQKAYIHVGLLTGVFALMQFFFAPLWGRWSDRIGRRPLFMIGLSGYAVFMALFGIGTNLFVLYAARILGGILSAAVLPTASAYVADLTSETERGKGMAWLGSAIGLGVVTGPALGAYLSRLDWHMEYRFGRFFVNDFSIPFFAAAILAVIALLATMRFLPESIRMPGREPHQKQSPNNSASHPDIGWKVIRKSFLDLLVLSFLGYFALSLFEGTFALHAQRMMNFGPSEMGLVFMVCGFIMAAAQAGVVGRFIGRVGEMPMLSLGFGLMGSALILLMTAQTMTFILFYVVLFALGMAALNPGLASLVSKRSGKHAGAALGLQSAANSLGQAAGPVVGSILFTWNIHLPYLLTAVPLIVTAIIMGRKYLAGKQGDSGLRSWISK, encoded by the coding sequence ATGAAAAACCGGCTTGGCATTCTTCTTTTCTGCCTGTTCGTGGTCATGATCGGTTACGGGCTGACACTGCCGGTGCTGGCATTTTACATTGAACGGCTGGCATTGGCTGAGGGCGCCACAGCTCAGAAGGCATATATTCACGTTGGTCTTTTGACCGGAGTTTTCGCACTTATGCAGTTTTTTTTCGCTCCGCTCTGGGGCAGGTGGTCGGACCGGATCGGCCGCCGCCCGCTTTTTATGATCGGATTGAGTGGCTACGCTGTTTTTATGGCGCTCTTTGGTATAGGAACAAATCTGTTTGTTCTCTATGCTGCCCGTATTCTGGGGGGCATTCTTTCAGCAGCCGTATTGCCGACTGCGAGTGCCTATGTTGCGGACCTCACTTCAGAGACAGAGCGCGGGAAGGGGATGGCATGGTTGGGTAGCGCTATCGGACTGGGCGTGGTCACTGGTCCGGCATTAGGCGCATACCTGTCGCGGCTGGACTGGCACATGGAATATCGTTTCGGCCGTTTCTTTGTTAATGATTTTTCAATACCGTTTTTTGCAGCAGCTATCCTTGCGGTTATTGCTTTATTGGCAACCATGCGTTTTTTACCTGAATCAATCCGGATGCCGGGCCGTGAACCACATCAGAAACAGTCTCCAAACAACAGCGCATCACACCCTGATATAGGCTGGAAGGTTATACGCAAATCATTCCTTGATCTGCTTGTATTATCTTTTCTCGGTTATTTCGCTTTATCCCTGTTTGAAGGCACATTTGCCCTGCATGCACAGAGGATGATGAATTTCGGGCCGTCAGAGATGGGCCTTGTGTTTATGGTATGCGGGTTTATTATGGCTGCCGCTCAGGCCGGAGTGGTAGGCCGGTTCATCGGCAGGGTTGGTGAAATGCCCATGTTGTCGCTTGGTTTCGGACTCATGGGGAGTGCCCTGATTTTGTTGATGACAGCGCAGACCATGACGTTTATTCTCTTTTACGTAGTCTTATTTGCGCTTGGCATGGCCGCTCTTAATCCGGGCCTGGCATCACTGGTAAGTAAACGCTCCGGTAAACACGCCGGAGCTGCACTTGGCCTGCAAAGCGCCGCCAATAGCCTTGGACAGGCCGCGGGCCCGGTGGTAGGAAGCATTTTGTTCACATGGAATATCCATCTGCCGTACCTCCTGACTGCAGTGCCGCTCATTGTAACTGCAATAATTATGGGAAGAAAATACCTGGCCGGAAAACAGGGCGACTCCGGTCTCCGCTCTTGGATTTCTAAATGA